A genome region from Bradyrhizobium sp. WSM1417 includes the following:
- a CDS encoding PQQ-binding-like beta-propeller repeat protein, translating to MKRSAAEIVREYGPFAGVEAVHGVTYDGTHVWFASGDRLNSVDPADGKIARSIDVAAHAGTAFDGRHLFQIAEDRIQKIDAATGKVLANIPAPGGGGDSGLAWAEGSLWVGQYRERKIHQVDPQTGKVLRTIESKRFVTGVTWVDGELWHGTWEGEDSDIRRIDPDTGNVLEQLDLPAGTMVSGLESDGGDRFFCGGGDRGNVRAVRRPKRS from the coding sequence ATGAAACGTTCAGCCGCCGAGATCGTCAGGGAATACGGGCCCTTTGCGGGCGTCGAAGCCGTGCACGGCGTCACCTATGACGGCACCCATGTGTGGTTCGCGTCCGGCGACCGATTGAACTCGGTCGATCCGGCCGACGGCAAGATCGCCCGCTCCATCGATGTCGCCGCGCATGCGGGGACGGCCTTCGACGGCCGTCACCTGTTTCAGATCGCCGAGGACCGCATCCAGAAGATTGACGCGGCGACCGGCAAGGTGCTCGCCAACATCCCTGCACCCGGCGGCGGTGGCGATTCCGGATTGGCCTGGGCCGAAGGCTCGCTCTGGGTCGGGCAGTATCGGGAACGCAAGATCCATCAGGTCGATCCCCAGACGGGAAAGGTTCTCCGCACCATCGAAAGCAAGCGCTTCGTCACCGGCGTGACCTGGGTCGACGGCGAGCTCTGGCACGGCACCTGGGAAGGCGAGGACAGCGACATCAGGCGGATCGATCCCGATACGGGCAATGTGCTGGAGCAGCTCGACCTGCCCGCCGGGACCATGGTGTCAGGATTGGAGTCCGATGGCGGCGACCGCTTCTTCTGCGGTGGCGGAGATCGCGGCAATGTGAGGGCGGTGCGCCGTCCGAAGCGCAGCTAG
- a CDS encoding DUF4403 family protein — MRLTLNLKTVLIAVAVLAASFFISLKAMDWLSPRATNSAPPVAQLPPLPPVAKSSIVVAPVAIALSAIREQAEKAAPRNFAGKAENPISQILENADIGWSAVRGPMATAGDRDVLTISTPLTGKLNVTGSLSSKATGALGEALGSVLGGNAAKQIGAVNIKNLNASAEIKGNVVVTSRPKIAANWHLEPNLGAQVNLGDTNLNVSGAKLNVPAQVKPLIDKTVGEQINAVSERMRNDPTLRENAKLQWAKACRSIPLQGSGSSAALPPLWLEMKPIRAIAAQPRVDAQAVTLLLGLEAETRVTSTPTKPDCPFPDKISIVPPTGTGVNIGVPIDVPFTEINKLIAAQMVGHTYPEDGSGPVDVTVKSVNVIPSGERLLISLLVRAKEKKSWLGLGAEATMHIWGRPMLDQAQQTLRLADIQLAVESEAAFGLLGAAARAVVPQMQQALVQKATVDLKPIAANAREKIAAAIADYQKSEDGVRVDAKIDSLTLADIAFDSKTLRVIAEAGGSLNVSVTKLSGM; from the coding sequence ATGCGACTGACGCTGAACTTGAAAACTGTCCTGATCGCCGTCGCGGTGCTCGCGGCGTCGTTTTTCATCAGCCTGAAGGCGATGGACTGGCTGTCGCCGCGGGCGACGAATTCCGCACCGCCGGTCGCGCAACTGCCGCCGCTGCCGCCGGTCGCGAAGAGCTCGATCGTGGTGGCGCCGGTCGCCATCGCGCTGTCGGCGATCCGCGAGCAGGCCGAGAAGGCCGCTCCGCGCAATTTCGCCGGGAAGGCCGAGAACCCGATTTCGCAAATCCTGGAGAACGCCGACATCGGCTGGTCCGCCGTACGCGGGCCGATGGCAACTGCCGGCGACAGGGACGTGCTGACGATCTCGACGCCGCTCACGGGCAAGCTGAACGTGACGGGCTCGCTCTCGTCGAAAGCCACCGGCGCGCTCGGCGAGGCGCTCGGCAGCGTGCTCGGCGGCAATGCCGCGAAACAGATCGGCGCGGTCAACATCAAGAATTTGAACGCCAGCGCCGAGATCAAGGGCAACGTCGTCGTCACCTCGCGGCCGAAAATTGCGGCCAACTGGCATCTCGAGCCCAATCTCGGGGCCCAGGTCAATCTTGGCGACACCAACCTCAACGTCTCGGGCGCCAAGCTCAACGTGCCCGCGCAGGTGAAGCCGCTGATCGACAAGACCGTCGGCGAACAGATCAACGCCGTTTCCGAACGCATGCGCAACGATCCGACCTTGCGGGAGAACGCGAAGCTGCAATGGGCCAAGGCCTGCCGCTCGATCCCGCTGCAAGGCTCGGGGTCTTCCGCCGCGCTGCCGCCGCTTTGGCTCGAGATGAAGCCGATCCGCGCCATCGCGGCACAGCCGCGCGTCGACGCGCAGGCCGTGACCCTGCTGCTGGGCCTGGAAGCGGAGACGCGCGTCACGTCGACGCCGACCAAGCCCGACTGCCCGTTCCCCGACAAGATCTCGATCGTGCCGCCGACCGGCACCGGCGTGAACATCGGCGTACCCATCGACGTGCCCTTCACCGAGATCAACAAGCTGATCGCGGCGCAGATGGTCGGCCACACCTATCCCGAGGACGGCTCCGGTCCCGTGGACGTCACCGTCAAGAGCGTCAACGTGATCCCGTCCGGCGAGCGCCTCCTGATCTCGCTGCTGGTGCGCGCCAAGGAGAAGAAGAGCTGGCTTGGTCTCGGCGCCGAAGCGACCATGCACATCTGGGGCCGGCCGATGCTCGACCAGGCACAGCAGACGCTGCGGCTCGCCGACATCCAGCTCGCGGTGGAATCAGAGGCGGCCTTCGGCCTGCTGGGTGCCGCGGCACGCGCGGTGGTGCCGCAGATGCAGCAGGCGCTGGTGCAGAAAGCGACGGTCGATCTGAAGCCGATTGCCGCCAATGCACGCGAGAAGATCGCCGCCGCGATCGCCGACTACCAGAAGAGCGAGGACGGCGTCAGGGTCGATGCAAAGATCGACAGCCTGACGCTAGCCGATATCGCCTTCGACTCCAAGACGCTGCGCGTGATCGCGGAAGCCGGCGGCTCGCTGAATGTGTCCGTGACGAAACTGTCGGGAATGTAG
- a CDS encoding ABC transporter ATP-binding protein — protein sequence MEAGMVTPAPALVRFSGIQKTYDGEHLVVKNLDLDIKKGEFVTLLGPSGSGKTTTLMMLAGFEVPTRGEIYLADRPIKNVPPHKRDIGMVFQNYALFPHLTIAENIAFPLSVRNTNKAEAQDRVKAALRMIKMETLAQRRPGQLSGGQQQRVALARALVFNPQLVLMDEPLGALDKRLREQMQLEIKQLHETMGITVVYVTHDQSEALTMSDRIAVFNDGIVQQIDRPDALYEHPVNSFVAHFIGENNVLSGTVETLEKEYCRVALAGGGAVTARAVNVLGAGASTSLSVRPERIAIIPDGTSSDEPNRLPAKVQNTIYLGDHALAVLDVADNREFMVKLQPGTHDSLRHGGLRADSLRPGDDVFITFRPEDCLALDPV from the coding sequence ATGGAAGCCGGCATGGTCACGCCTGCGCCGGCGCTGGTGCGCTTTTCCGGCATTCAGAAGACCTACGATGGCGAGCACCTCGTCGTGAAGAACCTCGATCTCGACATCAAGAAGGGCGAGTTCGTCACCCTGCTTGGTCCGTCGGGCTCGGGCAAGACGACCACCCTGATGATGCTGGCCGGCTTCGAGGTTCCGACCCGTGGCGAGATCTACCTCGCGGACCGGCCGATCAAGAACGTGCCGCCACACAAGCGCGATATCGGCATGGTTTTCCAGAACTACGCCTTGTTTCCGCACCTGACGATTGCGGAGAATATCGCCTTCCCGCTCTCCGTCCGCAACACGAACAAGGCCGAAGCGCAGGATCGTGTCAAAGCGGCATTGCGCATGATCAAGATGGAAACCCTGGCGCAGCGGCGGCCCGGGCAGCTGTCCGGCGGTCAGCAGCAGCGCGTGGCGCTGGCCCGCGCTCTGGTTTTCAATCCGCAACTCGTGCTGATGGACGAGCCGCTGGGCGCCCTGGACAAGCGCCTGCGGGAGCAGATGCAACTGGAGATCAAGCAACTGCACGAGACGATGGGCATCACCGTCGTCTACGTCACCCACGATCAAAGTGAAGCGCTCACCATGTCGGACCGCATCGCCGTGTTCAACGACGGCATCGTGCAGCAGATCGACAGGCCCGACGCGCTGTATGAGCATCCGGTGAACAGCTTCGTCGCCCATTTCATCGGCGAGAACAACGTGCTGTCCGGCACCGTCGAGACGCTTGAAAAGGAATATTGCCGCGTTGCGCTGGCGGGCGGCGGCGCCGTGACCGCACGCGCGGTCAACGTATTAGGCGCGGGCGCATCGACCTCGCTGTCGGTGCGGCCGGAGCGGATCGCCATTATCCCGGATGGCACCTCCAGCGACGAACCGAACCGACTGCCGGCCAAGGTGCAGAACACCATCTATCTCGGCGACCACGCGCTGGCCGTGCTCGACGTCGCCGACAACAGGGAGTTCATGGTCAAGCTTCAGCCGGGGACGCATGACAGCCTTAGACATGGCGGCTTAAGAGCTGACAGCCTGAGACCTGGCGATGACGTGTTCATCACCTTCCGCCCGGAGGACTGCCTGGCCCTCGATCCCGTCTGA